In Dyadobacter subterraneus, a single genomic region encodes these proteins:
- a CDS encoding MFS transporter has product MSTPKDNVTQSITKVIAASSLGTLIEWYDFYIFGSLAVIIGHQLFPSDAGASALINTLAIFAAGFIVRPFGALVFGRLGDLIGRKYTFLLTLVLMGGSTFLIGLIPSYSSIGYAAPILVLILRLVQGLALGGEYGGAATYVAEHAPAGKRGFFTSWIQTTATLGLFLSLGVIVATKNILGAPAFADWGWRIPFLLSILLVGVSIYIRMKMHESPVFSKLKAEGKISANPLKESFQKKANFKMVLLALFGATMGQGVIWYTGQFYAQSFLENTCKLDFNESRYILLWAILFATPFFVIFGSWSDKVGRKWIMLSGMLFGIIFYRPIYQYFIDATDVGEFQKTELKSSSAPVVTREFLAEKADSLITTTTVKTLNNGSTFKEIKAVTLHADETLPPTEKISFADVTLPNSTFWIIVALVFFQVLLVTMVYGPIAAFLVELFPTQIRYTSMSLPYHIGNGVFGGLVPFIATLVASFQGSTPLSGLWYPIGIASLSFVIGAVYINNKGDRDVTD; this is encoded by the coding sequence ATGAGTACACCCAAAGACAACGTTACACAAAGCATCACAAAAGTGATTGCAGCCTCCTCACTCGGGACATTAATTGAATGGTACGATTTCTATATTTTCGGAAGTCTGGCGGTAATTATCGGTCATCAGCTTTTTCCAAGCGATGCCGGGGCCTCGGCTCTTATTAATACGCTGGCTATTTTTGCGGCCGGTTTTATAGTCAGGCCATTTGGCGCATTGGTTTTTGGTCGTTTGGGTGATTTGATTGGAAGAAAATATACATTTTTACTTACGCTCGTTTTGATGGGCGGATCCACTTTTTTGATCGGTTTAATTCCGTCATATTCCAGTATAGGTTACGCGGCACCTATTCTGGTTTTGATTTTAAGACTTGTTCAGGGCTTGGCACTTGGTGGTGAATATGGCGGTGCAGCAACTTATGTGGCAGAACATGCTCCCGCTGGGAAAAGAGGATTTTTTACAAGCTGGATTCAAACCACAGCAACTTTGGGCTTATTTCTTTCGCTGGGCGTTATCGTCGCTACAAAAAATATCCTTGGCGCTCCGGCTTTTGCGGATTGGGGATGGCGGATTCCATTTCTGTTATCTATTTTGCTTGTTGGCGTTTCAATTTACATCCGGATGAAAATGCACGAATCGCCGGTTTTTTCAAAATTGAAAGCTGAAGGGAAAATTTCTGCCAATCCATTAAAAGAAAGTTTTCAGAAAAAAGCGAATTTCAAAATGGTATTGTTAGCACTTTTCGGTGCGACGATGGGACAAGGTGTGATCTGGTATACTGGACAATTTTATGCTCAGTCTTTTCTGGAAAATACCTGCAAGCTGGATTTTAACGAATCACGATATATTCTGCTCTGGGCCATTTTATTTGCGACTCCATTTTTCGTAATCTTTGGTTCCTGGAGTGACAAAGTGGGGAGGAAATGGATTATGCTTTCAGGTATGCTGTTTGGGATTATATTTTATCGTCCTATCTATCAGTATTTTATCGACGCCACCGATGTCGGTGAGTTTCAGAAAACAGAATTAAAATCGTCATCTGCACCTGTCGTTACCAGAGAATTTTTAGCAGAAAAAGCAGATTCGCTGATTACTACCACGACCGTAAAAACATTAAATAACGGAAGTACTTTTAAGGAAATTAAGGCTGTTACTCTTCATGCTGACGAAACCTTACCGCCAACAGAAAAGATCTCTTTTGCTGACGTAACGTTACCAAACAGTACTTTCTGGATTATTGTTGCCCTTGTATTTTTCCAGGTTTTGCTGGTTACGATGGTTTATGGACCAATTGCTGCTTTTTTGGTAGAATTATTCCCGACACAAATCCGGTACACATCTATGTCACTTCCTTACCATATCGGAAATGGCGTTTTTGGCGGTCTTGTTCCTTTTATAGCCACATTAGTAGCCTCGTTTCAGGGTTCCACGCCATTGTCGGGTTTATGGTATCCAATTGGCATTGCTTCATTATCTTTTGTAATCGGCGCAGTTTATATTAATAATAAGGGGGACCGGGATGTAACCGACTAA
- a CDS encoding carbohydrate-binding family 9-like protein produces MLEKIALLFLVTAGVFYQNPVNAGTADSTLIIKKTTDFKVNGEGTAANWAAASWFDINVQKGPNQPVPGKQYPTRVKIMHSDKGIYFLFDCTDKRLTATILEDFGTLFKEDVVEVFLWPDTSEPIYLEYEVSPLNYELAILVPNIKGRAQGWKPWFYDDRNKVQHETSAQGGQKKSMAAVEGWKAEFFIPYVLMNPIVQAPPKSGDKWRGNFYRIDYDNKETAYYSWQKTSGSFHDFKKFGTLIFE; encoded by the coding sequence ATGCTAGAAAAAATTGCACTCCTGTTTTTAGTAACAGCCGGAGTTTTTTACCAAAATCCGGTGAATGCCGGCACGGCTGATTCCACACTTATTATAAAAAAAACCACCGACTTCAAAGTTAATGGTGAAGGTACAGCAGCAAACTGGGCAGCTGCGAGCTGGTTCGATATAAATGTTCAAAAAGGCCCCAATCAGCCTGTTCCAGGAAAACAATATCCTACGAGAGTGAAAATCATGCATTCAGACAAAGGAATTTACTTCCTGTTTGACTGCACCGATAAAAGACTGACAGCTACAATTCTTGAAGATTTTGGCACTTTGTTTAAAGAAGATGTGGTAGAAGTTTTTCTATGGCCGGACACTTCCGAACCGATTTATCTTGAATATGAAGTTTCTCCGCTTAATTATGAACTGGCGATTCTTGTTCCCAATATTAAAGGAAGAGCACAAGGCTGGAAACCATGGTTTTACGATGATCGCAATAAGGTACAACACGAAACAAGTGCCCAAGGCGGACAAAAGAAAAGCATGGCCGCCGTGGAAGGCTGGAAAGCTGAATTTTTCATTCCTTATGTTTTGATGAATCCGATTGTACAAGCTCCGCCAAAATCCGGAGACAAATGGAGAGGAAATTTTTATCGTATCGATTATGACAATAAAGAAACCGCTTATTATTCCTGGCAAAAAACCAGCGGAAGTTTCCATGATTTCAAGAAATTCGGCACACTCATTTTTGAATAA
- a CDS encoding lactonase family protein has product MKQTILTIFCLIAATMTFAQKPASREILYIGTYTQKGEGIYVYGFDRSNMSFKELQVLTNKNSPSFLEFHPNKKFLYSANEDNNTISSYKIDQTTAKLTPINEKSSVGKGPCHVSVDPKGRFIYVSNYGSGLLAVYLLNADGSIGELADQIQDKGSASQKPHMHSVIPSADGKFIYASDLGIDRIMVYLVDQKTGKLTPGAVPYAEVKEGDGPRHFAIHPNGNFGYSACELHSVVNGFQIVKNTGALVPIERVSMLPEDFKGKSFAADIHFSPDGKFLYASNRGHESLVVYAVDSKTGKLTTVGFPETHGKHPRNFMVDAKGELVIVTNRDNNNVVFFKRNAATGLLTYTEKEISIPTPVCVKQLFLK; this is encoded by the coding sequence ATGAAACAAACCATTCTTACCATTTTCTGTTTAATCGCAGCAACCATGACTTTTGCCCAGAAACCCGCAAGCAGAGAAATTCTTTATATAGGTACTTACACGCAAAAAGGCGAGGGCATATATGTTTACGGGTTTGACAGAAGTAATATGTCTTTCAAGGAATTGCAAGTACTGACTAATAAAAACAGTCCTTCTTTCCTGGAATTCCACCCGAATAAAAAATTCCTTTATTCAGCCAATGAGGATAATAATACGATCTCGTCCTATAAAATTGATCAGACAACGGCCAAACTTACCCCGATCAATGAAAAATCATCTGTTGGAAAAGGTCCTTGTCATGTAAGTGTGGATCCAAAAGGTCGATTTATCTATGTTTCTAATTACGGCAGCGGTTTGCTGGCTGTTTATTTATTGAATGCGGACGGAAGTATTGGCGAACTGGCTGACCAGATTCAGGACAAAGGATCCGCATCTCAAAAACCACATATGCATTCGGTTATTCCCTCGGCTGATGGTAAATTTATTTATGCTTCGGATCTTGGTATCGATAGAATCATGGTTTATCTGGTTGATCAAAAAACCGGAAAACTTACGCCTGGCGCAGTGCCCTATGCAGAAGTAAAAGAAGGTGACGGTCCACGCCATTTTGCTATTCACCCGAATGGAAATTTTGGTTATTCTGCTTGTGAATTGCACTCGGTGGTTAATGGTTTCCAAATTGTTAAAAATACAGGAGCCTTGGTTCCTATCGAACGTGTGAGCATGCTTCCTGAGGATTTTAAGGGAAAAAGCTTTGCAGCGGATATTCATTTTTCACCGGATGGAAAATTCCTTTATGCCTCTAATCGCGGCCATGAAAGTCTTGTTGTATATGCCGTAGATTCAAAAACAGGAAAACTTACAACCGTCGGTTTCCCTGAAACACACGGAAAACATCCACGCAATTTCATGGTTGACGCAAAGGGAGAATTGGTGATCGTTACCAATCGTGATAATAATAATGTCGTTTTCTTTAAGAGAAACGCAGCAACTGGGTTGCTGACTTATACTGAAAAGGAGATTAGTATTCCAACGCCGGTTTGTGTGAAGCAGTTGTTTTTGAAATAG
- a CDS encoding type II toxin-antitoxin system HicB family antitoxin, whose product MKKIKIIIARGKDDYAAYAENVEKIYGIGDTIQEAKMSALNCIDIIKTFSPDNIPTALKGDYEIVWKFGVESLLEYYKGIFNQTGIARLTGINEKQLNHYASGLKKPRQAQIKKIEAALHRLGSELLAVEL is encoded by the coding sequence ATGAAAAAAATTAAAATCATAATTGCCAGAGGAAAGGATGATTATGCAGCCTATGCTGAAAACGTGGAAAAGATTTACGGGATAGGAGATACTATTCAGGAGGCAAAAATGTCAGCTCTTAACTGCATTGATATTATTAAAACATTTTCTCCGGACAATATTCCGACAGCCTTGAAAGGTGATTACGAGATTGTCTGGAAATTTGGTGTTGAGAGTTTGTTAGAGTATTACAAAGGCATTTTTAATCAAACAGGAATTGCCAGATTAACCGGAATTAACGAGAAGCAATTGAATCATTATGCTTCCGGGTTGAAAAAACCTCGTCAGGCACAGATTAAAAAAATTGAAGCAGCCTTGCATCGACTTGGTTCTGAACTGCTGGCAGTAGAGTTGTAA
- a CDS encoding type II toxin-antitoxin system HicA family toxin, whose product MRTNGSHYIYEKNGRRYPVPFHGSNEIWEGLRKKIVKDLGLE is encoded by the coding sequence ATACGGACAAATGGTAGTCATTATATTTATGAAAAGAACGGACGGAGATATCCAGTCCCATTTCACGGATCAAATGAAATTTGGGAGGGATTAAGAAAAAAGATTGTAAAAGATTTAGGTTTGGAATAA
- a CDS encoding serine hydrolase, translating into MKKLLLLLFIFPLFTQAQITQKSVKIDSLLTYLQERDLFNGTVLIGRKGKTIFKKAYGITNTPNNKKLTTASAFNLASVSKQFYTMMAMILKEQGKLNFDDKVNRYLPEFPYDNITVRQLMNHTSGLPEYFDFAQNNMGLLDTLTNESLLELIAIKKPELVFQPGEKFEYCNTNYTTLASIIEELSGIPADRFFKKYIADPLKMTNSYVYTLKMKTYPPSRVFGFKIEGGKKVLNDLVRFDGVVGDGNIYSTVEDLYKWDQALYTEKLVKKATFQEAITSGKLNNGKDIGYGFGWFIPKPGEIVQHSGGWVGFNTMIVRHIKANETLIIVDNSGNYRAAGLATSLFEGRAIKVPLTSLINNVNLIDGTGTAGRKVSVRLIDAKIRDIGELTAYKNEEVIDGKGKVLAPGFIDSHSHHDRGLEDNPESLSTISQGITTIVVGQDGGGIPIDSIQERIKNKPISTNLATYTGHGMMRSMAMGNKLFRTSKPSELDTMKNILSRELDKGSLGLATGLEYEDAFYSNRDEVVDLAKVSASKGGRYISHIRSEDMNLEESIDEIIKIGKRAKIPVQISHMKIAMVSKWGKSHDILAQLAEARSEGVNITADVYPYQMWMSTPRVLFPKKDFKNEESAIFATKQLFDPAQSYITNFSANKSYEGKTVTEIGQMNQESPAKALMRIVREAEEKDGSSVIAATSMSEEDVINFLTWPNSSICSDGSVGGHPRGHGSFPRVLGKYVREQKIMSLENAVYKMTGLAAENTGIKNRGIVTPNYYADLVLFDPETVKDNATIANPKALSDGILMVWVNGKVVFKDGKATNVFSGRFVKRGE; encoded by the coding sequence ATGAAAAAATTACTTCTGTTACTCTTCATTTTCCCTCTTTTCACCCAAGCCCAAATCACCCAAAAATCGGTAAAGATAGATTCTCTGCTGACCTATCTGCAAGAAAGAGATTTGTTTAATGGAACCGTGTTGATTGGCAGAAAGGGAAAAACGATTTTTAAGAAAGCTTACGGAATCACCAATACTCCTAATAATAAAAAACTTACAACCGCCTCCGCATTTAATCTCGCTTCGGTTTCCAAGCAGTTTTATACGATGATGGCAATGATTTTAAAAGAGCAAGGAAAGTTGAATTTTGACGATAAAGTAAACCGATATCTGCCCGAATTCCCGTATGACAATATCACAGTCCGTCAGCTCATGAATCACACATCCGGGTTACCGGAATATTTTGATTTTGCGCAGAATAATATGGGATTGCTGGATACGCTTACCAACGAGTCTTTATTGGAATTGATCGCAATTAAAAAGCCGGAACTGGTTTTTCAGCCGGGAGAGAAATTTGAATATTGCAATACCAATTATACCACATTGGCTTCCATCATTGAAGAACTTTCCGGAATTCCGGCCGATCGGTTTTTTAAGAAATATATTGCTGATCCATTAAAAATGACCAATTCCTATGTTTATACCTTGAAAATGAAAACCTATCCGCCAAGCCGGGTTTTTGGTTTTAAGATTGAAGGCGGGAAAAAAGTTTTGAATGATCTGGTGCGGTTTGATGGTGTGGTTGGAGATGGAAATATTTATTCGACTGTTGAAGATCTATATAAATGGGATCAGGCTTTATATACCGAAAAGCTGGTGAAAAAAGCTACTTTTCAGGAAGCAATAACTTCCGGAAAACTTAACAACGGCAAAGATATAGGTTATGGTTTTGGCTGGTTTATACCCAAACCGGGTGAAATCGTGCAGCATTCCGGTGGTTGGGTTGGGTTCAATACGATGATTGTAAGACATATTAAAGCCAACGAGACGCTGATCATTGTGGACAATTCCGGGAATTATCGGGCAGCCGGATTAGCTACAAGTCTTTTTGAAGGAAGAGCAATCAAGGTTCCTTTAACAAGTCTGATCAATAATGTAAATCTCATCGACGGAACCGGAACGGCAGGCAGAAAGGTCAGTGTGAGATTGATCGACGCAAAAATCCGTGATATCGGTGAGCTGACTGCTTATAAAAATGAGGAAGTAATTGATGGAAAGGGGAAGGTTTTGGCGCCTGGTTTTATCGATAGTCACAGTCATCATGACCGTGGACTGGAAGATAATCCTGAATCACTTTCTACGATTAGTCAGGGGATTACAACGATTGTGGTTGGCCAGGATGGTGGCGGAATCCCGATCGATAGCATTCAGGAAAGGATTAAAAACAAACCTATCAGCACAAATCTGGCAACGTATACCGGTCATGGTATGATGCGTTCAATGGCAATGGGGAATAAATTATTTCGTACTTCAAAGCCATCAGAACTGGATACCATGAAAAATATTCTGAGCAGAGAACTGGATAAGGGCTCACTGGGTTTGGCAACCGGACTGGAATATGAAGATGCATTTTATTCGAACCGCGACGAAGTTGTTGATCTGGCCAAAGTTTCTGCGTCAAAAGGTGGAAGATATATCAGTCACATCCGCAGTGAAGATATGAACTTGGAAGAATCCATCGACGAAATTATAAAGATTGGTAAAAGAGCGAAAATACCGGTTCAGATTTCTCATATGAAAATTGCTATGGTCAGTAAATGGGGAAAGTCTCATGATATTTTGGCACAATTGGCAGAAGCCAGATCCGAAGGAGTCAATATAACTGCAGATGTTTATCCATACCAAATGTGGATGTCGACGCCGCGGGTTTTATTCCCGAAAAAGGATTTCAAAAATGAAGAAAGCGCCATTTTTGCGACCAAACAATTATTCGATCCGGCGCAATCTTATATCACAAATTTTTCTGCCAATAAATCTTATGAAGGAAAAACAGTAACTGAAATTGGTCAAATGAATCAGGAAAGTCCGGCGAAGGCGTTAATGCGCATTGTGCGTGAAGCAGAAGAAAAAGATGGATCTTCGGTAATCGCTGCAACTTCAATGTCGGAAGAGGATGTCATTAATTTTCTGACCTGGCCAAACAGCAGCATTTGTTCGGACGGAAGTGTTGGCGGACATCCGCGCGGCCACGGTTCTTTTCCGCGGGTTTTAGGAAAGTATGTAAGAGAGCAAAAAATCATGTCGCTTGAAAATGCGGTTTATAAAATGACAGGCCTGGCAGCAGAAAATACAGGAATAAAAAACAGAGGTATTGTTACTCCCAATTATTACGCAGATCTGGTTTTATTTGATCCTGAAACGGTTAAGGATAATGCAACTATTGCTAATCCAAAGGCATTGTCCGATGGAATTTTGATGGTTTGGGTGAATGGGAAAGTGGTGTTTAAGGATGGGAAGGCGACGAATGTTTTTTCAGGGAGGTTTGTGAAGAGAGGGGAGTAG
- a CDS encoding aminotransferase class V-fold PLP-dependent enzyme — MLNRRELIKHLSTFPLLGGILGQSGLEPLGLTTKLPVRNLAKELGIRTFINAAGTYTFMTGSLMQDEVVETIQGAAKEFMILDEVQTKVGEKIAALTHAEAAVVTAGCFSALTLGLAGVLTGIDPKKVEALPHLEGTGMKSEVIIQKGHNIGYSHALTNTGCTIISVETLEDLEKAINEKTALMWFLNIQADQGQIKHEKWVEIAKSKGIPTMIDMAADVPPVENLWKFNDMGFDLVCVSGGKAMRGPQSAGILMGKKNLIEAARLSMPPRGSTIGRGMKVNKEEILGMYVALDNFVKMDHKKEWKMWEDRIALISNAAKSVKGVNVETFVPELGNHTPTLKVSWDLTKLNLPVKTLQDNLRNGNPSIEIMPADGSSLTITSWMLKSGEEKIVAARLKEELSKAAV; from the coding sequence ATGCTAAATCGTAGAGAATTAATCAAACATCTTTCTACTTTTCCTCTTCTTGGTGGAATTTTAGGACAGTCCGGTCTGGAACCGCTTGGCCTGACAACAAAACTTCCGGTAAGAAATCTGGCCAAAGAACTTGGCATACGTACTTTTATTAATGCAGCGGGTACCTACACATTCATGACTGGGTCATTAATGCAGGATGAAGTTGTGGAGACAATCCAGGGAGCTGCCAAAGAATTTATGATTCTTGACGAGGTACAAACCAAAGTTGGCGAAAAAATTGCAGCACTTACACACGCAGAAGCAGCCGTGGTGACCGCCGGTTGCTTTTCTGCATTAACGCTTGGACTGGCCGGTGTTTTGACCGGAATCGATCCAAAAAAAGTAGAAGCTTTGCCGCATCTTGAAGGTACAGGAATGAAATCGGAAGTGATTATCCAGAAGGGCCACAACATCGGATATTCTCACGCTTTGACAAATACAGGCTGTACGATCATTTCTGTTGAAACGCTTGAAGATCTTGAAAAAGCGATTAATGAAAAAACAGCTTTGATGTGGTTTTTAAATATCCAGGCGGATCAGGGACAGATCAAACATGAAAAGTGGGTTGAAATTGCAAAAAGCAAAGGAATTCCGACAATGATCGATATGGCTGCCGACGTTCCTCCGGTTGAAAACCTTTGGAAATTCAATGACATGGGCTTTGATCTGGTTTGTGTTTCAGGTGGAAAAGCGATGCGTGGACCGCAAAGCGCAGGTATTTTGATGGGTAAAAAGAATCTGATCGAAGCGGCAAGATTGAGTATGCCTCCACGTGGCTCAACAATCGGACGCGGTATGAAAGTGAACAAGGAAGAAATCCTGGGTATGTATGTTGCGCTGGATAACTTCGTGAAAATGGATCACAAAAAAGAATGGAAAATGTGGGAAGACCGCATCGCTTTGATCAGTAACGCTGCAAAAAGTGTGAAAGGTGTTAATGTTGAAACCTTCGTTCCTGAACTTGGAAATCATACGCCAACTTTGAAAGTATCCTGGGATTTAACCAAACTTAATCTACCCGTAAAAACTTTGCAGGACAATCTTCGCAACGGAAATCCGTCGATTGAAATCATGCCGGCTGATGGCAGTTCATTAACCATCACTTCATGGATGTTGAAATCAGGTGAAGAAAAAATTGTAGCAGCAAGATTGAAAGAAGAATTATCAAAAGCAGCGGTTTAA
- a CDS encoding amidohydrolase/deacetylase family metallohydrolase, producing the protein MNNKYFLILCLICLKTFSVNAQTYSILIKGGTVIDPKNNLNQVMDIGIFEGKVKKVAKDIDPKEAAKVIDAKGMYVTPGLIDIHGHVFFGTQPDHYLSNGLVALPPDGFTFRVGVTTIVDAGGAGWEAFPEFKKNVILHSKTRVLSFLNIVGAGMRGGQYEQDTSDMDSHMAAAVAIRNKNDVVGFKAAHFVGADWKPIERVVEAGKLANMPVMIDFGGNNPPLSLETLFTKYLRPGDIFTHALTNLEGNVRETIVDEKTGKVKQYALDARKKGIIFDVGYGGASFNYSQAIPAIKNGFLPNTISTDLHTGSMNSSMKDMLSIMSKFLVMGVDLPTVIKESTWAPAQVIKRENLGHLSENAIADIAIFSMREGKFGFYDRTGYKMEGKQKLECEMTIMGGKIVYDLNGMALPTTK; encoded by the coding sequence ATGAACAATAAATACTTCTTAATTCTTTGTCTGATTTGCCTTAAAACGTTTTCTGTAAACGCCCAGACTTACAGCATTCTGATCAAAGGCGGCACCGTCATCGATCCTAAAAATAACCTGAACCAGGTGATGGATATCGGGATTTTTGAGGGAAAAGTTAAAAAAGTAGCAAAGGATATTGATCCAAAAGAAGCTGCAAAAGTAATTGATGCAAAGGGCATGTACGTTACGCCCGGACTGATTGACATCCACGGACACGTATTTTTCGGCACTCAGCCAGACCATTATTTAAGTAATGGTCTGGTGGCATTGCCTCCGGATGGATTCACTTTTCGCGTTGGCGTTACTACCATTGTGGACGCAGGCGGCGCTGGCTGGGAAGCTTTTCCTGAGTTTAAAAAAAATGTCATTCTACATTCCAAAACACGCGTATTATCATTTTTGAATATTGTCGGAGCCGGAATGCGTGGAGGACAATATGAGCAGGATACCAGTGATATGGATTCACATATGGCAGCGGCTGTTGCTATCAGAAACAAAAACGATGTTGTTGGATTTAAAGCTGCACATTTTGTAGGCGCCGACTGGAAACCGATTGAACGTGTTGTTGAAGCAGGAAAACTTGCTAATATGCCGGTAATGATTGATTTTGGCGGAAACAATCCACCTCTTTCTCTTGAAACATTATTTACAAAATATCTTCGTCCCGGAGATATTTTTACACATGCACTCACCAATCTGGAAGGAAATGTGAGAGAAACCATTGTGGATGAAAAAACCGGGAAAGTAAAACAGTATGCGCTGGATGCACGTAAAAAAGGGATTATATTCGATGTTGGTTACGGCGGTGCAAGTTTCAATTATTCCCAGGCTATCCCGGCTATCAAAAACGGATTTCTTCCAAACACCATCAGTACTGATTTACATACCGGAAGCATGAATTCTTCGATGAAAGATATGCTGAGCATTATGTCTAAATTCCTGGTCATGGGTGTTGATCTTCCTACCGTTATCAAAGAAAGTACCTGGGCTCCTGCACAGGTTATCAAGCGCGAAAATCTGGGTCATCTTTCTGAAAACGCGATTGCTGACATTGCAATATTTTCGATGCGCGAAGGTAAATTCGGGTTTTATGACCGGACAGGTTATAAAATGGAAGGCAAGCAAAAACTGGAATGTGAAATGACGATCATGGGTGGAAAAATTGTCTATGACCTGAACGGAATGGCGTTACCAACAACAAAATAA